A genome region from Rhodohalobacter mucosus includes the following:
- a CDS encoding VOC family protein has product MTVKNEKGLHHITVLGGDAQRTTDFYTKTLGLRLMMKTVNQDDPSTYHLFFTNGTSQAGSSLTFFPWPMTVQGKPGSGEAVTVSFLVPPDSIGYWAERFGKNGIDFNGPFERFGRQVVSFRDPDRLRLELVFDEEAGNISAWTQGTVPKEHGIRGFWSTTLMLEEIASTGELLTDILGFEKAAEQDGQVLYSASSTPGGHIILETAAPKQGKTGRGTVHHIAFRAKDRRELEEMRQQVDQRGLDPTEVIDRHFFRSVYFKSPGGVLFEIATDGPGYSAVQNEKELGKKLWLPQHLEGRRDMIEKRLPDIHA; this is encoded by the coding sequence ATGACGGTCAAAAACGAAAAAGGACTTCATCACATCACTGTTTTAGGAGGTGATGCGCAACGGACAACCGATTTCTACACGAAAACCCTGGGCCTGCGGCTGATGATGAAAACAGTAAATCAGGATGATCCCTCTACCTACCACCTGTTTTTCACAAACGGTACGTCTCAGGCCGGATCCAGCCTCACCTTTTTCCCATGGCCGATGACCGTCCAGGGAAAGCCGGGCAGTGGTGAAGCCGTCACGGTCTCCTTTTTGGTTCCGCCAGATTCGATAGGGTACTGGGCAGAACGCTTTGGTAAGAACGGGATAGATTTTAACGGCCCGTTTGAGCGATTTGGAAGACAGGTAGTCTCTTTCCGTGATCCCGACCGTCTGAGATTGGAACTGGTCTTTGATGAAGAGGCCGGAAATATCTCCGCATGGACACAAGGCACGGTTCCGAAAGAGCACGGCATTCGAGGATTCTGGAGTACAACACTGATGCTTGAAGAGATCGCTTCAACCGGGGAGCTGCTGACCGATATCCTGGGTTTTGAAAAGGCTGCAGAACAGGATGGTCAGGTTTTATACAGCGCTTCCAGCACACCGGGAGGGCATATTATTCTTGAAACCGCTGCGCCGAAACAAGGTAAAACCGGCCGCGGAACGGTGCACCATATCGCTTTCCGTGCAAAAGATCGCAGGGAGCTTGAAGAGATGCGGCAGCAAGTCGATCAACGGGGCCTGGATCCTACTGAAGTGATCGACCGTCACTTTTTCAGATCGGTCTACTTCAAATCTCCGGGCGGTGTTCTTTTTGAAATTGCGACCGATGGGCCGGGATACAGCGCCGTTCAAAATGAAAAGGAACTGGGAAAAAAACTTTGGCTGCCGCAGCATCTGGAGGGGCGCAGGGATATGATTGAAAAGCGTCTTCCCGACATTCACGCTTAA
- a CDS encoding NADPH-dependent FMN reductase: MNILAFAGSLRKGSYNKSLLRAARDLAPDGMNIELFDLEGIPLFNADTEKKGDPKRVAEFKKAIIEANGLLIASPEYNHGMSGVTKNAIDWSSRPPKEMPISGKPVGILGASPGTTGTARSQDQLRQSLKSVNAPCMTKPEFLLSRAHEKFGSDGTLTDEKTREFLKKYLDSFAGWIKTFQ, encoded by the coding sequence ATGAATATTCTTGCATTTGCCGGAAGCCTGAGAAAAGGCTCATATAATAAATCCCTGCTTCGGGCAGCCCGTGACCTGGCGCCCGACGGGATGAACATTGAGCTCTTTGACCTGGAAGGTATTCCGCTTTTCAATGCCGACACAGAGAAAAAAGGGGACCCTAAACGTGTGGCCGAATTCAAAAAAGCAATTATTGAGGCCAACGGACTCCTGATCGCTTCACCCGAATACAACCACGGAATGAGCGGAGTAACTAAAAACGCCATCGACTGGTCATCACGCCCCCCGAAAGAGATGCCCATAAGCGGAAAACCCGTTGGTATATTGGGAGCCTCACCTGGAACAACCGGTACGGCACGAAGCCAGGACCAGCTTCGACAATCTTTGAAATCAGTAAATGCACCCTGCATGACAAAGCCTGAATTCCTGCTTAGCCGCGCGCATGAAAAATTCGGCAGTGACGGAACACTCACGGATGAGAAGACCCGTGAGTTTCTGAAAAAGTATCTCGACAGTTTTGCCGGCTGGATAAAAACATTTCAATAA
- a CDS encoding DUF5996 family protein produces MEASNYWPKLPSPDEWADTLNTVHMWTQVIGKIRLELNPWINHSWGSTLYVSARGLSTHAIPFQNNQLEIEFNFLEHKMEFYTSDGKSANFDLKPLSVASFYEKTMSALNDLNIDVKIFTRPVEVEEAILFEEDRKHKSYDREFVTLFWKALVQINRVFEQFRARFTGKSSPSHFFWGAFDLAVTRFSGRAAPKHPGGAPNCADWVMEEAYSRELSSAGFWPGQGLGEPAFYSYSYPAPDGFTSAGVQPDEAYYHDDLGEFILPYKAVQSAKNPDALLLEFLQSTYEAAADHGNWDRTMLEERHPKLS; encoded by the coding sequence ATGGAAGCATCAAACTATTGGCCGAAACTTCCCAGCCCTGATGAGTGGGCAGATACACTCAACACAGTTCACATGTGGACACAGGTAATCGGCAAAATCAGGCTGGAACTGAATCCATGGATCAATCACTCGTGGGGTTCGACACTCTATGTGTCGGCAAGAGGTTTATCGACACATGCCATTCCCTTTCAGAACAATCAGCTGGAAATAGAATTCAATTTTCTGGAACACAAAATGGAGTTTTATACCTCTGATGGTAAAAGCGCAAATTTTGACCTTAAGCCCCTGAGTGTTGCTTCCTTTTATGAAAAAACCATGTCGGCCCTAAATGATCTGAACATAGATGTAAAGATTTTTACCCGTCCTGTGGAAGTAGAGGAGGCCATTCTTTTTGAAGAAGACAGGAAACACAAAAGTTACGATCGGGAGTTTGTTACTCTGTTCTGGAAGGCTCTTGTGCAGATTAACCGGGTTTTTGAACAATTCAGAGCCCGCTTCACGGGCAAATCGAGCCCGTCCCACTTTTTCTGGGGTGCCTTCGATCTCGCTGTAACCCGATTTTCGGGGAGAGCGGCTCCCAAACACCCCGGGGGTGCGCCCAACTGCGCTGATTGGGTTATGGAAGAAGCCTATTCACGGGAATTGTCCAGCGCCGGGTTCTGGCCCGGACAGGGCCTTGGGGAGCCTGCGTTTTACTCCTATTCCTATCCGGCTCCCGATGGGTTCACTTCAGCCGGGGTCCAGCCAGATGAAGCCTATTATCATGATGATTTGGGTGAGTTTATTTTGCCTTACAAGGCCGTTCAATCTGCAAAAAATCCGGATGCACTATTACTGGAGTTCCTTCAATCGACCTATGAGGCTGCAGCCGATCATGGTAACTGGGACCGCACGATGCTGGAGGAACGTCACCCGAAACTATCATAA
- a CDS encoding TraR/DksA family transcriptional regulator has protein sequence MTPDEHAEIKRIINDHKANIQDEIIELIELTKSVSLDASIGRLSRMDAINNKAINEKALRDKKQILKKLERAHERAENGETGTCLRCGGEIPFGRLKIMPYTTKCVKCA, from the coding sequence ATGACCCCCGATGAACACGCAGAAATAAAACGGATCATTAACGACCATAAAGCAAACATCCAAGATGAGATAATAGAGTTGATAGAACTGACCAAATCTGTATCCCTTGATGCATCGATCGGCCGCCTCTCAAGAATGGATGCAATCAACAATAAAGCCATCAATGAGAAAGCCCTGCGGGATAAAAAACAGATTTTGAAAAAGCTTGAGAGAGCCCATGAAAGAGCGGAGAATGGAGAGACAGGAACCTGCCTCCGCTGCGGGGGTGAGATCCCGTTTGGCCGTTTGAAAATAATGCCCTACACCACGAAATGCGTAAAATGCGCCTGA
- a CDS encoding Na+/H+ antiporter NhaC family protein, translating to MKKEFERSKLLWQNPETRRKIYFGAFIALVIAGIYHATAFGSFPEQGDHYGFWSVMPPLVAIVLAFWTREVVSALFIGVCLGGVIAGDLNVVQVYLIPSIGTESFALILLVYLWALGGLIGIWTRTGGAERFAVWASDLMVRGPRSAKFFTWMMGLIFHQGGTISTVLTGATVRPVADKHKVSHEELAYMVDSTASPAATLIPFNVWPIYVSGLVIGTLAIFETPQDGINFFFASLPYNFYAIFAILITLGFALEVLPWVPGKKMRKAVERSRTTGLLDRKGSTPMAADELVQSKVPDSYHPGLIDFFGPIGALLGVAIIPYAYTFFILGSDEPLLLIAEAFVLAVLAGIFIAIAKGMPLQIAINGFIDGCKGVTIGAIILALAVTLKEVADAVGTAAYVVEMIGDLVIPSLLPGVLMILCMIIAFSTGTSWGTYAVVFPIAVPLAWAVVPDVFFLQLSFAAVIGGSVMGDQCSPISDTTILSSLSTGCDLMDHVTTQLPLALTAGFFAAILYALLVVTLV from the coding sequence ATGAAAAAAGAGTTTGAACGGTCAAAGCTGCTATGGCAGAATCCCGAAACGAGACGTAAAATCTATTTCGGTGCCTTTATCGCGCTCGTAATTGCGGGGATATACCATGCAACGGCATTCGGCAGTTTTCCCGAACAGGGTGACCATTACGGGTTCTGGTCGGTGATGCCTCCGCTGGTCGCAATTGTTCTCGCATTCTGGACGCGCGAAGTGGTGAGTGCACTGTTTATAGGGGTTTGTCTTGGCGGCGTGATCGCCGGAGATTTAAATGTTGTGCAGGTATATTTGATTCCCTCGATCGGCACAGAGAGCTTTGCCCTGATTCTGCTTGTCTATCTCTGGGCATTGGGCGGGCTCATTGGTATCTGGACCCGTACCGGAGGAGCCGAACGGTTTGCGGTTTGGGCAAGCGACTTGATGGTAAGAGGTCCGCGGTCCGCCAAATTTTTTACATGGATGATGGGCCTCATTTTCCATCAGGGCGGAACCATAAGCACAGTTTTGACCGGCGCAACCGTCAGGCCCGTCGCCGACAAGCACAAGGTATCGCACGAAGAACTCGCGTATATGGTCGACAGCACCGCATCCCCCGCCGCAACACTCATTCCCTTCAATGTGTGGCCGATTTATGTGAGCGGACTGGTGATTGGTACACTTGCCATTTTTGAAACACCCCAGGACGGTATCAATTTCTTCTTTGCCTCCCTGCCTTATAATTTTTACGCCATTTTTGCCATCTTGATCACCCTGGGATTTGCACTTGAGGTTCTTCCATGGGTGCCCGGAAAGAAGATGCGCAAAGCAGTGGAGAGATCCAGAACCACCGGACTCCTCGACCGGAAGGGATCCACCCCCATGGCAGCAGATGAGCTGGTACAGAGCAAGGTGCCCGACAGCTATCATCCCGGATTGATCGATTTCTTTGGACCAATCGGCGCTCTTCTGGGTGTCGCCATTATCCCTTATGCATATACGTTCTTCATCCTGGGATCAGATGAGCCGCTGCTGCTGATTGCGGAAGCCTTTGTGCTCGCCGTTTTAGCCGGAATTTTTATCGCCATTGCAAAAGGAATGCCGCTGCAGATAGCGATAAACGGATTTATTGACGGGTGCAAGGGAGTCACGATAGGTGCAATTATCCTGGCTCTGGCTGTAACCCTGAAAGAAGTGGCCGACGCCGTAGGAACGGCCGCATATGTTGTGGAGATGATCGGCGACCTGGTAATCCCATCCCTGCTGCCGGGCGTTCTGATGATTCTCTGCATGATTATCGCATTTTCAACCGGAACCTCCTGGGGCACCTATGCTGTGGTCTTTCCCATAGCTGTTCCGCTTGCTTGGGCCGTTGTCCCCGATGTCTTCTTTCTTCAGCTCTCTTTTGCTGCGGTAATCGGGGGGAGCGTCATGGGAGACCAGTGCTCGCCTATATCGGATACCACCATACTTAGCTCCCTGTCTACCGGATGCGACCTGATGGATCACGTTACCACTCAGCTTCCGCTTGCGCTCACGGCCGGGTTTTTTGCGGCCATTCTCTACGCTCTGCTCGTTGTCACATTGGTGTGA
- a CDS encoding M28 family metallopeptidase: MKSILTVLICFSFLMFSSETFAQSHASTGASSAPVYQPFLKQLADGVSADRLETDIRILAGFENRHTLSDTTSDTKGIGAARRWIKREFEKISEECGGCLEVFYVNGTVGGENRIPEPVQIVNVVAVQRGTADPNRVVMMTGDIDSRASNVMDAETDSPGANDNASGMAGTIEAARVLSKHQFPGTIVYAGLSGEEQGLFGGEIVADYALENNWRIKAVLNNDMIGNIVGINGVINNTTARVFSEGTRPTETDREARIRRFTGGEVDSPSRNLARYIHVMGEQYIDNLDVMMIYRLDRFGRGGHHRPFNDVGLPAVRIMETNENYNWQHQDIRTENGIEYGDVIEHVDFDYAAKLTALNVVSLAGMAKAPAPPSGVEISGAVRPSTTLSWDALNPEQNPQLEGYKVYWRLTTSPVWTYGRLTGNVTEFTLENIVIDNYFFGVASVSEEGYESPIVFPGPIGSFGD; the protein is encoded by the coding sequence ATGAAATCGATTCTTACTGTACTCATCTGTTTCTCTTTTCTGATGTTTTCATCTGAAACATTCGCACAGTCGCACGCAAGCACGGGTGCTTCATCCGCGCCGGTTTACCAGCCGTTTCTCAAGCAACTGGCTGACGGTGTTTCGGCCGATCGCCTGGAAACCGACATCCGGATTCTGGCAGGATTTGAAAACCGCCATACGCTGTCCGATACCACTTCCGACACCAAAGGAATCGGTGCTGCACGGCGATGGATCAAGCGGGAGTTCGAAAAGATCTCCGAAGAGTGCGGCGGGTGCCTGGAGGTGTTTTATGTGAACGGCACCGTGGGCGGTGAGAACCGCATCCCCGAACCGGTTCAAATTGTGAACGTGGTGGCGGTTCAGCGCGGAACGGCCGACCCAAACCGGGTGGTGATGATGACCGGGGACATCGACTCCCGGGCGTCGAATGTGATGGATGCGGAAACCGACTCACCGGGCGCCAACGACAACGCTTCAGGCATGGCAGGCACCATCGAAGCGGCGAGGGTACTTTCAAAGCATCAGTTTCCGGGTACCATTGTCTACGCGGGCCTCTCGGGTGAGGAACAGGGCCTGTTTGGCGGAGAGATTGTTGCAGACTATGCGCTTGAAAACAATTGGCGTATCAAAGCGGTGCTGAACAACGATATGATCGGGAACATTGTGGGGATCAACGGCGTGATCAACAATACCACGGCAAGGGTTTTTTCGGAGGGAACGCGTCCAACGGAAACGGATCGTGAAGCCCGCATCCGGCGCTTCACGGGCGGAGAGGTCGATTCGCCTTCACGAAACCTGGCGCGCTATATCCACGTGATGGGCGAGCAGTATATCGACAATCTGGATGTAATGATGATCTACCGGCTCGACCGCTTTGGCCGGGGCGGACACCACCGGCCTTTCAATGACGTAGGTCTGCCGGCGGTCCGTATCATGGAAACCAATGAAAATTATAACTGGCAGCACCAGGACATCCGTACGGAAAACGGGATTGAGTACGGTGATGTGATCGAGCACGTCGACTTTGACTACGCTGCCAAGCTAACTGCCCTGAATGTGGTGTCGCTGGCCGGCATGGCCAAAGCACCGGCGCCTCCCTCCGGCGTGGAGATCAGCGGTGCGGTGCGGCCAAGCACCACGCTGAGCTGGGATGCACTCAATCCGGAGCAAAATCCGCAGCTGGAGGGATATAAAGTGTACTGGCGGCTGACCACATCCCCGGTCTGGACATATGGGCGCCTGACGGGCAATGTAACCGAGTTTACACTGGAGAATATCGTCATCGACAATTATTTCTTTGGAGTGGCCAGCGTATCGGAAGAGGGGTATGAGAGTCCGATTGTATTTCCGGGCCCCATCGGTTCGTTTGGCGATTAA
- a CDS encoding pyridoxal phosphate-dependent decarboxylase family protein produces the protein MAEKNLDFTPEQLEVYIRHAGKVIRELYSEKLERRVFPGMEPDKVMGLFREQLPEEGFDISDLLEKVRTDVVGAATMNIGPHYYGYITGGGNQVAILAEMLSAALNQNNLKWHSSPVSTELEKLVIRWVSQFIGYPDSAAGAILDGGSTANFNCLAVARKNMMPDHMSRKGLSGMPPMTVYVSAEGHSSFDKAADMLGIGLDNLRKIPVDDRFRIRTDLLKKQVDDDLSKGFRPICIIGIAGTTNSGAVDDLTELAEIAKDYGIWYHVDAAYGGPAAALDSVGYLFEGMEMADSVVINPHKWLYVPFEAACILVKEPEKLRKTFSLIPDYLRSNEDGGGRTDLMEYQLPLTKSFKALKVWMTLKAYGAKRLRDTIQGDIENAGYLARLVQDSDDFEQMAPVPLSITCFRYRPEGMNDEDAELMNRKLAHAIEQDGRIFLTATKISGKTALRTCFINPRTTKKDVEWILEVIRDVEADVMQQSSRK, from the coding sequence ATGGCTGAAAAGAATCTCGACTTTACTCCGGAACAGCTTGAGGTATACATCCGTCATGCAGGCAAGGTTATTCGTGAGCTCTACTCCGAAAAACTGGAAAGGCGTGTTTTCCCGGGTATGGAACCGGACAAGGTGATGGGGCTTTTCAGGGAACAACTTCCTGAAGAGGGCTTCGATATTTCGGACCTTCTCGAAAAGGTACGAACGGATGTGGTTGGGGCTGCCACCATGAACATTGGCCCGCACTACTACGGATACATCACAGGCGGAGGCAACCAGGTTGCAATCCTGGCCGAAATGCTCAGCGCAGCACTCAATCAGAACAACCTGAAGTGGCACTCCTCACCTGTGAGCACGGAACTGGAAAAGCTTGTGATTCGCTGGGTATCGCAGTTCATCGGCTATCCGGACTCGGCTGCAGGCGCCATTCTGGACGGCGGCTCAACCGCCAACTTCAACTGCCTGGCTGTGGCGCGAAAAAATATGATGCCGGACCACATGAGCCGCAAGGGACTTTCCGGCATGCCGCCGATGACGGTATATGTGTCCGCCGAGGGGCACTCCAGCTTCGATAAAGCAGCGGATATGCTGGGTATCGGCCTTGACAACCTTCGGAAAATTCCGGTCGACGACAGGTTCCGGATCCGTACCGATCTTTTGAAGAAGCAGGTTGATGATGACCTTTCAAAGGGTTTTCGGCCCATTTGCATCATCGGCATAGCCGGCACCACAAACTCCGGAGCCGTGGACGATCTGACAGAATTAGCAGAAATTGCGAAGGATTACGGCATCTGGTACCACGTGGACGCTGCGTACGGCGGGCCCGCTGCAGCACTCGACAGCGTAGGATATCTGTTTGAAGGAATGGAAATGGCAGACTCCGTGGTCATCAATCCGCACAAATGGCTTTATGTTCCATTCGAGGCTGCGTGCATATTGGTGAAGGAGCCGGAAAAACTGAGAAAAACGTTCAGCCTCATTCCGGATTACCTGCGTTCGAATGAGGACGGAGGCGGACGGACCGATCTGATGGAGTACCAGCTTCCGCTTACAAAAAGTTTTAAGGCCCTGAAGGTGTGGATGACGCTGAAAGCCTACGGTGCAAAACGTCTGCGCGATACCATTCAGGGTGATATTGAAAATGCCGGGTATCTTGCCCGATTGGTGCAAGATTCAGATGATTTTGAACAGATGGCCCCGGTGCCTCTATCGATCACCTGCTTCAGGTACAGGCCTGAGGGAATGAATGATGAGGATGCTGAGCTCATGAACCGCAAACTGGCTCACGCCATCGAACAGGACGGACGCATATTTCTGACGGCTACAAAAATAAGCGGCAAAACAGCCCTGCGTACCTGTTTTATCAATCCGCGAACAACTAAGAAAGATGTGGAGTGGATTTTGGAGGTTATAAGGGATGTTGAGGCGGATGTAATGCAGCAGAGTTCTCGCAAATAA
- a CDS encoding mechanosensitive ion channel family protein, with product MELDWNTIFASIQDFLNMRLFSLKDTPVTILSLVIFIVFLTVFMFLGGMTRRFLQGKFLDKFEIDPGLKYTLSRVGQYIVVILGILISFQFVGIDLTSLAVVFGLLSVGIGFGLQNVTSNFISGLIIMFERPISVGDRVEVDDIEGDITEISIRSTKVRTINNISIIVPNSKFVENNVVNYSHGDSTFRLDVSVGVSYSSDLDKVLKALNEVAEEHSDVMKNPKHQVHLVEFGDSAWDMQLRVWVANVKDRYRMRNELNQAIVRKFEEYEIEIPFPQRDLHVRSSVDVPIKS from the coding sequence ATGGAATTAGACTGGAACACAATTTTTGCCTCTATTCAGGATTTTCTGAACATGAGGCTCTTCAGCCTTAAGGATACCCCTGTAACAATCCTCTCTTTGGTCATATTTATAGTATTCCTGACCGTATTCATGTTCCTGGGCGGGATGACCCGCCGCTTTCTACAGGGTAAATTTCTTGACAAGTTTGAAATCGACCCCGGCCTCAAGTACACCCTATCCCGGGTAGGGCAGTATATCGTTGTAATCCTGGGTATTCTTATCTCCTTTCAGTTTGTTGGTATAGATCTTACCAGCCTGGCCGTTGTCTTCGGCCTCCTTTCCGTTGGTATCGGTTTTGGACTTCAAAACGTCACCTCCAACTTCATTTCAGGACTCATAATCATGTTCGAGCGGCCCATCAGCGTGGGCGACCGCGTGGAGGTGGATGATATTGAAGGAGACATAACCGAAATCAGCATTCGCTCCACCAAAGTCAGGACGATTAACAACATTTCCATCATTGTGCCCAACTCCAAGTTTGTGGAGAACAATGTGGTGAACTATTCTCACGGAGACTCCACTTTTCGTCTTGATGTAAGCGTGGGTGTGTCCTACTCTTCCGATCTGGACAAGGTCCTGAAGGCATTGAACGAAGTGGCTGAGGAGCATTCCGATGTGATGAAAAATCCAAAACATCAGGTGCATCTTGTAGAGTTCGGCGATTCCGCATGGGATATGCAGCTGCGCGTATGGGTAGCGAATGTGAAAGACCGGTACCGGATGCGTAACGAACTGAATCAGGCCATTGTGAGAAAGTTTGAAGAGTATGAAATTGAGATCCCGTTTCCCCAACGGGATCTGCATGTCCGGTCTTCGGTTGATGTGCCGATTAAGAGTTGA
- a CDS encoding MATE family efflux transporter, whose product MSLKENKRSAFGTEPLGQLLRQQAIPASAGILVMSIYGIVDTIFVGLWVGSLGIAAITVVQPITFFIASIGMAIGVGGASIISRAFGEGNDGRAFRTFGNQVGMTLTFGILFVLIGFLFIEPVLSLFGGRGEVTGPAREYFEIVLLGVPFLAWAMMSNNVIRAEGYPRVAMMVLVVPAIVNIVLDPVFIIWLDMGIAGAAWATTLSYIASAAFSTWFFRRGGSQMSLDLKSLRPDVPILKEMFSLGSVTFARQGTISILSIILNNSLFVYGGELGLSIYGIIGRLLMFTNFPVLGITQGFIPIVGYNYGAGLMERVNRLIRLSMTSATLISFAIFAVIMIFAPYIVSVFTNDPALIEQTIPSLRKVFLATPLLAINLLGGAYFQAVGRAKPAFILSLSKQGFLLIPLILLLPLEFGIDGIWYAFPIADLGAAGITGYYFKYHRNKDGSHETDASG is encoded by the coding sequence TTGTCTTTGAAAGAGAATAAAAGGAGTGCATTCGGAACCGAGCCTTTGGGGCAGCTGCTTCGCCAACAGGCAATACCCGCTTCGGCCGGTATTCTGGTGATGTCGATATATGGAATCGTGGATACGATTTTTGTCGGCCTATGGGTAGGATCTCTGGGTATTGCAGCCATTACGGTTGTACAGCCGATTACTTTTTTTATCGCAAGTATCGGTATGGCTATCGGAGTGGGCGGGGCATCCATCATATCCAGAGCATTCGGAGAAGGTAATGACGGCCGTGCATTCCGCACATTTGGCAACCAGGTGGGAATGACCCTGACGTTCGGCATTCTTTTTGTACTGATAGGTTTTCTGTTTATTGAACCTGTACTAAGTCTGTTTGGCGGACGCGGCGAAGTTACCGGGCCTGCCCGTGAGTATTTTGAGATTGTACTTCTGGGAGTGCCGTTCCTGGCCTGGGCGATGATGAGCAACAACGTGATCCGGGCTGAAGGCTATCCAAGGGTGGCCATGATGGTGCTGGTGGTTCCCGCTATCGTCAACATAGTTCTGGACCCCGTGTTTATCATCTGGCTCGACATGGGGATTGCCGGTGCGGCCTGGGCCACAACTTTGTCCTACATTGCAAGTGCAGCCTTTTCAACATGGTTCTTCAGAAGGGGAGGTTCCCAGATGAGCCTTGACCTGAAATCGCTCCGGCCGGATGTACCCATACTCAAAGAGATGTTTTCGTTAGGATCGGTGACATTTGCAAGGCAGGGAACCATCAGCATACTCTCCATTATTCTGAACAACTCCCTTTTTGTGTATGGCGGCGAACTGGGTCTTTCGATTTACGGTATCATCGGCCGTCTGCTAATGTTCACAAACTTTCCGGTTTTGGGGATAACGCAGGGATTCATACCGATTGTGGGATATAATTATGGAGCGGGTCTGATGGAGCGTGTTAACCGGCTGATTCGCCTCTCAATGACGTCCGCCACCCTGATTTCTTTTGCCATCTTTGCCGTTATCATGATCTTTGCACCCTATATTGTATCGGTCTTTACAAATGACCCCGCTCTGATAGAGCAAACAATACCCTCACTTCGCAAGGTTTTTCTGGCCACCCCTCTTCTTGCAATTAACCTGTTAGGCGGAGCCTATTTCCAGGCTGTTGGACGGGCAAAGCCGGCTTTTATTCTATCGCTTTCCAAACAGGGCTTTTTACTTATTCCGTTGATCCTATTACTGCCGCTGGAGTTTGGAATTGACGGTATCTGGTATGCTTTCCCCATTGCCGATCTGGGTGCTGCGGGTATCACGGGGTACTACTTCAAATATCACAGAAACAAAGATGGAAGCCATGAAACCGATGCATCCGGCTAA